In a genomic window of Gossypium arboreum isolate Shixiya-1 chromosome 7, ASM2569848v2, whole genome shotgun sequence:
- the LOC108473118 gene encoding cytochrome P450 714C2-like gives MPQMNLIVESTFTLVDSWKTRIEVESGIADIKIDEYMRSFSGDVISRACFGSNYCKGEEIFLKLRALREAMSKKGLSTGVPRMRYLPIRSNREAWELEKEVRDLILHVVKERKGAATYEKDLLQMVVEGAKNSDLSQEATKRFVVDNCKNIYLAGYETTAVSATWCLMLLAANQEWQDNVRTEVVEICGGRTPDAGMLRKMKLLTKVIQESLRLYLPVGVVSREALEDMKFGEIFVPKGVNIWMMVLALHTDPEIWGEDAYRFNPDRFSNGIKGACKLPQVYMPFGVGPRVCLGQNLAMVELKLLMSLLLSNFSFCLSPNYTHSPVLRLVIEPENGVHILVKKL, from the exons ATGAACCTGATTGTCGAATCTACATTTACGCTAGTAGACTCTTGGAAGACCAGAATAGAGGTCGAGAGTGGAATTGCTGACATCAAAATTGACGAGTATATGCGAAGCTTCTCTGGAGATGTCATCTCAAGAGCCTGTTTCGGAAGTAATTATTGTAAAGGAGAAGAAATCTTCTTAAAGCTAAGAGCTCTACGGGAGGCCATGTCCAAGAAAGGCTTATCCACTGGCGTGCCTAGAATGAG ATATCTTCCCATCAGAAGCAACAGAGAAGCTTGGGAACTTGAAAAGGAGGTACGTGATTTGATATTGCATGTGGTAAAAGAGAGAAAGGGGGCAGCAACATACGAGAAGGACTTACTGCAAATGGTGGTTGAGGGAGCTAAAAACAGTGACCTGAGTCAAGAAGCCACCAAGAGGTTTGTAGTTGATAACTGCAAGAACATATACTTGGCTGGATATGAAACTACTGCCGTTTCTGCCACCTGGTGCCTCATGCTTCTAGCTGCCAATCAAGAATGGCAGGATAATGTGCGGACAGAGGTGGTTGAAATTTGTGGGGGTCGTACTCCGGATGCTGGCATGCTTCGTAAGATGAAACTG CTTACTAAGGTAATTCAGGAATCATTGAGACTTTATCTGCCAGTAGGTGTGGTGTCTAGGGAAGCCTTGGAAGATATGAAATTCGGAGAGATTTTTGTTCCCAAGGGTGTAAATATTTGGATGATGGTGTTGGCATTGCACACTGACCCTGAAATTTGGGGTGAAGATGCCTATAGATTCAACCCGGATAGATTTTCAAATGGGATAAAAGGTGCATGTAAGCTGCCACAAGTGTACATGCCATTCGGGGTCGGCCCCCGGGTGTGCCTTGGACAGAACTTGGCCATGGTTGAACTGAAACTACTAATGTCTCTCCTTTTGTCTAACTTCTCCTTCTGCCTTTCTCCCAACTACACACATTCGCCTGTTCTAAGATTGGTAATAGAGCCAGAAAATGGCGTCCATATCTTGGTAAAGAAGCTGTGA